One stretch of Gavia stellata isolate bGavSte3 chromosome 25, bGavSte3.hap2, whole genome shotgun sequence DNA includes these proteins:
- the HNF1B gene encoding hepatocyte nuclear factor 1-beta isoform X2, which translates to MVSQLSALQRELLGALLSSGATKEGLIRALEDMVPAAGFGVKLESLPLSPGGPPDGKAAFPPLANGHGKGKLSGDEGSEDGDDFDTPQILRELQALNTEEAVEQRAEVDRMISEDPWRAAKMIKGYMQQHNIPQREVVDVTGLNQSHLSQHLNKGTPMKTKKRAALYTWYVRKQREILRQFNQQNHGAAQLDDACSETPSKKMRRNRFKWGPASQQILYQAYDRQKNPSKEEREALVEECNRAECLQRGVSPSKAHGLGSNLVTEVRVYNWFANRRKEEAFRQKLAMDAYSSGQPPHSMNLLLSHGSPHHNQPSASPPSKMPGVRYSQAASGEAASSGAISHHGGGAMVTTSQAVLQQVSPAGLDPGHGLLSPDGKMISVSGGGLPPVSTLTNIHSLSHHNPQQSQNLIMTPLSGVMAIAQSLNTSQAQSVPVINSVAGSLAALQPVQFSQQLHSPHQQPLMQQSPSHMTQQPFMATVTQLQNSHMYAHKQEPPQYSHTSRFPSAMVVTDTSSISTLTNMSSSKQCPLQAW; encoded by the exons ATGGTGTCCCAGCTGAGCGCCCTGCAACGGGAGCTCCTGGGCGCCCTGCTCAGCTCCGGAGCCACCAAGGAGGGGCTGATCCGCGCCCTGGAGGACATGGTGCCCGCCGCCGGCTTCGGCGTCAAGCTGGAGAGCCTGCCGCTCTCCCCCGGCGGGCCGCCCGACGGCAAGGCCGCCTTCCCGCCGCTGGCCAACGGGCACGGCAAGGGCAAGCTCTCCGGCGACGAGGGCTCGGAGGACGGCGACGACTTCGACACGCCGCAGATCCTCCGCGAGCTGCAGGCGCTCAACACGGAGGAGGCCGTGGAGCAGCGGGCCGAGGTGGACAGGATGATCAG cGAGGACCCATGGCGGGCGGCGAAGATGATCAAGGGGTACATGCAGCAGCACAACATCCCGCAGCGGGAGGTGGTGGACGTCACCGGCCTCAACCAGTCgcacctctcccagcacctcaaTAAGGGCACCCCCATGAAGACGAAGAAGAGAGCCGCCCTCTACACGTGGTACGTCCGCAAGCAGCGGGAGATCCTCCGGC agTTCAATCAGCAGAACCACGGGGCTGCCCAGCTCGACGATGCCTGCTCCGAAACCCCCAGCAAGAAGATGCGTCGCAATCGGTTCAAGTGGGGGCCAGCCTCCCAGCAAATCTTGTACCAAGCCTACGACCGCCAAAAGAACCCCAGCAAGGAGGAGCGCGAGGCTCTGGTGGAGGAGTGCAACAG GGCCGAGTGTCTGCAGCGAGGGGTGTCTCCCTCCAAGGCGCACGGGCTCGGCTCCAACCTGGTGACGGAGGTCCGCGTCTACAACTGGTTCGCCAACCGGCGGAAAGAGGAGGCTTTCCGCCAGAAGCTGGCCATGGACGCCTACAGCTCGGGCCAGCCCCCGCACAGCATGAACCTGCTGCTGTCCCACGGCTCCCCCCACCACAACCAGCCCAGCGCCTCGCCTCCCAGCAAAATGCCAG GGGTCCGGTACAGCCAGGCGGCGAGCGGCGAGGCGGCGTCCTCCGGGGCCATCAGCCACCACGGTGGCGGTGCCATGGTCACCACCAGCCAGGCGGTCCTGCAGCAGGTATCCCCAGCCGGCTTGGACCCGGGCCACGGTTTGCTCTCGCCCGACGGTAAAATG ATCTCCGTTTCAGGGGGCGGGCTGCCCCCGGTGAGCACCCTGACCAACATCCACAGCTTGTCCCACCACAACCCGCAGCAGTCCCAGAACCTCATCATGACGCCACTCTCGGGAGTCATGGCCATCGCACAGA gtCTGAACACCTCACAGGCGCAGAGCGTACCTGTTATCAACAGCGTTGCTGGCAGCTTGGCAGCTCTACAGCCGGTCCAgttctcccagcagctccacagcccGCACCAGCAGCCGCTGATGCAGCAGTCACCCAGCCATATGACGCAGCAGCCTTTTATGGCCACCGTGACTCAGCTGCAGAACTCGCACA TGTATGCACACAAACAGGAGCCTCCCCAGTATTCCCACACCTCCCGCTTCCCCTCGGCGATGGTGGTGACGGATACCAGCAGCATCAGCACGCTGACCAATATGTCTTCCAGTAAGCAG
- the HNF1B gene encoding hepatocyte nuclear factor 1-beta isoform X1: MVSQLSALQRELLGALLSSGATKEGLIRALEDMVPAAGFGVKLESLPLSPGGPPDGKAAFPPLANGHGKGKLSGDEGSEDGDDFDTPQILRELQALNTEEAVEQRAEVDRMISEDPWRAAKMIKGYMQQHNIPQREVVDVTGLNQSHLSQHLNKGTPMKTKKRAALYTWYVRKQREILRQFNQTVQGCGNMTDKSSQDQLLFLFPEFNQQNHGAAQLDDACSETPSKKMRRNRFKWGPASQQILYQAYDRQKNPSKEEREALVEECNRAECLQRGVSPSKAHGLGSNLVTEVRVYNWFANRRKEEAFRQKLAMDAYSSGQPPHSMNLLLSHGSPHHNQPSASPPSKMPGVRYSQAASGEAASSGAISHHGGGAMVTTSQAVLQQVSPAGLDPGHGLLSPDGKMISVSGGGLPPVSTLTNIHSLSHHNPQQSQNLIMTPLSGVMAIAQSLNTSQAQSVPVINSVAGSLAALQPVQFSQQLHSPHQQPLMQQSPSHMTQQPFMATVTQLQNSHMYAHKQEPPQYSHTSRFPSAMVVTDTSSISTLTNMSSSKQCPLQAW, from the exons ATGGTGTCCCAGCTGAGCGCCCTGCAACGGGAGCTCCTGGGCGCCCTGCTCAGCTCCGGAGCCACCAAGGAGGGGCTGATCCGCGCCCTGGAGGACATGGTGCCCGCCGCCGGCTTCGGCGTCAAGCTGGAGAGCCTGCCGCTCTCCCCCGGCGGGCCGCCCGACGGCAAGGCCGCCTTCCCGCCGCTGGCCAACGGGCACGGCAAGGGCAAGCTCTCCGGCGACGAGGGCTCGGAGGACGGCGACGACTTCGACACGCCGCAGATCCTCCGCGAGCTGCAGGCGCTCAACACGGAGGAGGCCGTGGAGCAGCGGGCCGAGGTGGACAGGATGATCAG cGAGGACCCATGGCGGGCGGCGAAGATGATCAAGGGGTACATGCAGCAGCACAACATCCCGCAGCGGGAGGTGGTGGACGTCACCGGCCTCAACCAGTCgcacctctcccagcacctcaaTAAGGGCACCCCCATGAAGACGAAGAAGAGAGCCGCCCTCTACACGTGGTACGTCCGCAAGCAGCGGGAGATCCTCCGGC agtTCAACCAGACAGTCCAGGGTTGTGGAAATATGACAGACAAAAGCAGTCAGGAtcagctgctgtttctctttccagagTTCAATCAGCAGAACCACGGGGCTGCCCAGCTCGACGATGCCTGCTCCGAAACCCCCAGCAAGAAGATGCGTCGCAATCGGTTCAAGTGGGGGCCAGCCTCCCAGCAAATCTTGTACCAAGCCTACGACCGCCAAAAGAACCCCAGCAAGGAGGAGCGCGAGGCTCTGGTGGAGGAGTGCAACAG GGCCGAGTGTCTGCAGCGAGGGGTGTCTCCCTCCAAGGCGCACGGGCTCGGCTCCAACCTGGTGACGGAGGTCCGCGTCTACAACTGGTTCGCCAACCGGCGGAAAGAGGAGGCTTTCCGCCAGAAGCTGGCCATGGACGCCTACAGCTCGGGCCAGCCCCCGCACAGCATGAACCTGCTGCTGTCCCACGGCTCCCCCCACCACAACCAGCCCAGCGCCTCGCCTCCCAGCAAAATGCCAG GGGTCCGGTACAGCCAGGCGGCGAGCGGCGAGGCGGCGTCCTCCGGGGCCATCAGCCACCACGGTGGCGGTGCCATGGTCACCACCAGCCAGGCGGTCCTGCAGCAGGTATCCCCAGCCGGCTTGGACCCGGGCCACGGTTTGCTCTCGCCCGACGGTAAAATG ATCTCCGTTTCAGGGGGCGGGCTGCCCCCGGTGAGCACCCTGACCAACATCCACAGCTTGTCCCACCACAACCCGCAGCAGTCCCAGAACCTCATCATGACGCCACTCTCGGGAGTCATGGCCATCGCACAGA gtCTGAACACCTCACAGGCGCAGAGCGTACCTGTTATCAACAGCGTTGCTGGCAGCTTGGCAGCTCTACAGCCGGTCCAgttctcccagcagctccacagcccGCACCAGCAGCCGCTGATGCAGCAGTCACCCAGCCATATGACGCAGCAGCCTTTTATGGCCACCGTGACTCAGCTGCAGAACTCGCACA TGTATGCACACAAACAGGAGCCTCCCCAGTATTCCCACACCTCCCGCTTCCCCTCGGCGATGGTGGTGACGGATACCAGCAGCATCAGCACGCTGACCAATATGTCTTCCAGTAAGCAG